Proteins found in one Fodinibius saliphilus genomic segment:
- a CDS encoding McrC family protein, which yields MKTIRVYERSKIYAGQRGKLTKDQYNALLKFNSSKGSKYFTPIYNGIKFNQYVGVISVGNLTIEILPKLDSIEDEKSELWHSFLIDLFRECRILTPSAPTFASLKLKNNSILELYFKLFLSEIEYLIRTGLFKKYINKAENLNALKGKMDFNQHINKNLLHKECFYVNYKAYSYNHVVNQILSKAISIVSSLSDSPDIQDRVKSINLSFPEVDDLQVDESIFQKLEFNRKSEKYREALEIAKLLILNYSPDVQVGGNNVLALLFDMEELFEEYTFRRLKRHSLNNENITIKRQVSTKFWETRTIRPDIVLQIDGIRYVIDTKWKSLQQAYPDVNDLRQMYVYNQYFDGDISILLYPQAGSTSNLEGEFHIPQKLSGLIPEKDKCLIYFLPIINDGINRQACQEMLLDLQKRTN from the coding sequence GTGAAAACAATTCGTGTTTATGAACGCAGTAAAATTTATGCCGGACAAAGGGGCAAACTAACCAAAGATCAGTATAATGCTCTTCTGAAATTCAATTCCTCTAAAGGCAGCAAATATTTCACCCCCATTTATAATGGCATTAAATTTAACCAGTACGTAGGTGTAATAAGTGTTGGGAATTTAACTATTGAGATATTGCCCAAACTTGATAGCATTGAAGATGAGAAATCGGAGCTTTGGCATTCTTTTTTGATAGACTTGTTTAGAGAATGCAGAATCCTAACCCCCTCAGCTCCTACTTTCGCCAGCCTGAAACTCAAAAATAACTCAATTCTTGAACTTTATTTTAAGCTATTCCTAAGTGAGATCGAATACCTTATTCGCACAGGTCTTTTCAAGAAGTATATAAACAAGGCAGAGAACCTAAATGCCCTTAAAGGGAAAATGGACTTTAATCAACACATTAATAAAAACCTTCTTCATAAGGAGTGCTTTTACGTTAACTATAAAGCCTACTCTTACAATCATGTTGTTAATCAAATTTTGTCGAAAGCCATCTCGATTGTTTCCAGTTTAAGTGATAGCCCTGATATTCAAGATCGTGTTAAGTCCATCAACTTGAGTTTCCCAGAAGTAGACGATTTACAAGTTGATGAGTCTATCTTTCAAAAACTAGAATTCAATAGAAAAAGTGAAAAATATCGCGAAGCTTTAGAGATTGCCAAATTGTTGATACTTAACTACAGTCCTGATGTCCAGGTAGGTGGCAACAACGTTTTGGCACTACTATTCGATATGGAAGAGCTCTTTGAAGAGTATACCTTTCGCCGACTGAAGAGACATTCCTTGAATAATGAAAATATCACTATAAAGCGCCAAGTATCTACAAAGTTTTGGGAAACACGTACTATACGGCCCGATATTGTCTTACAGATAGATGGCATTAGATATGTCATTGACACCAAATGGAAATCTCTACAACAAGCCTATCCAGATGTCAATGACCTACGGCAAATGTATGTTTATAATCAATACTTCGATGGTGATATTAGTATTCTATTATATCCTCAGGCTGGCTCAACGAGTAATTTAGAGGGTGAATTTCATATCCCTCAAAAATTATCTGGTTTAATACCAGAAAAGGATAAATGTTTAATATACTTTTTACCAATTATAAATGACGGTATAAACAGGCAAGCATGTCAAGAGATGTTGCTTGATTTACAAAAAAGAACCAATTAG